In a genomic window of Aggregatimonas sangjinii:
- the coaBC gene encoding bifunctional phosphopantothenoylcysteine decarboxylase/phosphopantothenate--cysteine ligase CoaBC, translating to MLSGKNILLGITGGIAAYKTTFLVRLLIKAGADVKVILTESASSFVSPLTLATLSKNSAVTSFVKNEGNSTDWNNHVEMGLWADIMLIAPATANTLSKMANGTCDNLLLATYLSAKCPVYFAPAMDLDMYKHPTTKVSFEKLESFGNTMIPAASGELASGLHGEGRMAEPEDIVSFITTHLSAGLPLSGKKILVTAGPTYEAIDPVRFLGNHSTGLMGFELAEAAAELGAQVTLVSGPSHLTVRNTNIDVHRVVTAEEMYEAAHKVYGAVDVAICAAAVADYRPKTVANQKIKKADTELTIELTKNKDILLSLGEIKENQFLVGFALETENEVENAKGKLHRKNLDAIVLNSLNDPGAGFGKATNKIRFIDKNLAIKTFDLKTKAEVAEDIWNEIISRIHA from the coding sequence ATGCTTAGCGGTAAGAACATCCTCTTAGGTATAACAGGAGGCATCGCCGCTTACAAAACTACGTTTCTAGTTCGTTTACTGATTAAAGCTGGTGCCGATGTCAAAGTGATTTTGACGGAAAGTGCCAGCTCTTTTGTTTCCCCGCTTACGCTGGCTACTCTCTCCAAAAATTCGGCGGTTACTTCCTTTGTGAAAAACGAAGGCAATAGTACCGATTGGAACAACCATGTAGAAATGGGGCTCTGGGCCGATATCATGCTTATCGCTCCAGCGACGGCCAATACCCTTTCAAAAATGGCCAACGGTACCTGTGATAATCTGTTGTTGGCAACCTATCTCTCGGCAAAGTGTCCTGTCTACTTTGCACCGGCCATGGATTTGGATATGTATAAGCATCCCACCACAAAAGTTTCTTTCGAAAAACTAGAATCGTTCGGGAATACCATGATTCCCGCTGCCTCCGGTGAACTAGCGAGTGGCCTGCATGGCGAAGGCCGAATGGCCGAACCAGAGGATATCGTCTCTTTTATCACGACACATCTTTCTGCTGGCTTGCCCTTAAGCGGCAAAAAAATATTGGTAACTGCCGGGCCCACCTATGAAGCCATTGACCCCGTGCGTTTTTTGGGGAACCATTCCACCGGTTTAATGGGTTTTGAACTCGCCGAGGCCGCTGCCGAGCTTGGTGCGCAAGTGACTTTGGTGTCGGGGCCATCGCATCTGACCGTAAGAAATACGAACATTGATGTGCACCGCGTCGTCACCGCTGAAGAAATGTACGAGGCCGCACACAAGGTGTATGGCGCAGTCGACGTGGCGATCTGCGCAGCCGCCGTTGCCGACTACCGGCCTAAGACCGTGGCGAACCAAAAGATAAAAAAAGCCGATACCGAGCTTACCATCGAGTTGACAAAAAATAAGGACATACTCTTGTCATTGGGTGAAATAAAAGAAAACCAGTTTTTGGTAGGCTTTGCGCTGGAGACCGAAAACGAGGTAGAAAACGCCAAGGGAAAACTACACCGTAAAAATCTCGATGCGATCGTGCTGAACTCGTTGAACGACCCGGGAGCGGGCTTTGGTAAGGCAACTAATAAAATCCGTTTTATAGATAAGAATTTAGCGATTAAAACGTTTGATTTAAAGACCAAGGCTGAAGTTGCCGAGGATATCTGGAATGAAATAATTAGCAGAATTCATGCGTAA
- a CDS encoding outer membrane protein assembly factor BamD, producing the protein MFLRIRKLFPIFVLVLLGVSCNEYQKVLKNEDIKAKYEMAEAYYNEGDFKRGLRLFEQIAPKYIGKPQGERVMFFLANSYYKQKDYNTATYQFERFIKSYPKSEKLAEASFLGAKSTYQLSPVYSLDQTDTDKALSKLQTFINSYSDSEYFAEANIMAQELTQKKEKKAYEIAKQYNKLGKFDYTFLTPAIAAFDNFLSDYPGSIFREEAMFYRFQSATELGLNSLNRLKKERFESAKKHYATLMKQFPETKFKEDADRLLEDINKEMQVMVGDTATTK; encoded by the coding sequence ATGTTTTTAAGAATACGAAAATTGTTTCCCATTTTTGTACTAGTGCTTTTGGGTGTTTCTTGTAACGAGTACCAAAAAGTACTTAAGAACGAAGATATCAAGGCCAAATATGAGATGGCCGAAGCGTACTACAACGAAGGCGATTTTAAAAGAGGGTTACGGTTATTCGAACAGATAGCCCCGAAATATATCGGGAAACCGCAAGGAGAGCGGGTCATGTTCTTTTTAGCGAACAGTTATTACAAACAAAAAGACTACAATACGGCAACCTACCAGTTCGAACGCTTTATAAAATCGTATCCCAAAAGTGAAAAGTTGGCCGAGGCGTCTTTTCTGGGAGCCAAAAGCACCTATCAATTGAGTCCGGTGTATTCTTTGGATCAAACGGATACGGACAAGGCGCTTTCGAAACTACAGACTTTTATCAATAGTTATTCGGATTCGGAATACTTTGCAGAAGCCAATATCATGGCTCAGGAATTGACGCAGAAGAAAGAAAAGAAGGCCTATGAGATTGCGAAGCAGTACAATAAACTGGGCAAATTCGATTATACGTTCCTTACGCCTGCCATAGCGGCATTTGACAATTTTTTAAGCGATTACCCCGGATCGATATTCAGGGAAGAGGCGATGTTCTATAGGTTTCAATCGGCAACCGAGTTGGGATTGAACAGTTTGAACCGTCTAAAAAAGGAACGTTTTGAAAGTGCAAAAAAACATTATGCTACGCTGATGAAGCAATTTCCAGAAACTAAATTTAAGGAAGATGCCGATCGGCTTTTGGAAGACATCAACAAAGAAATGCAAGTAATGGTTGGCGATACCGCAACTACCAAATAA
- a CDS encoding DNA-directed RNA polymerase subunit omega, whose amino-acid sequence MNELKNSTASVSTVTINKNEFDKPTDNIYEAISITAKRAVQINSEIKKELLEKLEEFATYSDSLEEVFENKEQIEVSKFYEKLPKPHALAVEEWLMDKIYHRNTEKDVQ is encoded by the coding sequence ATGAATGAACTTAAAAATTCAACAGCATCGGTTTCTACGGTGACCATCAACAAGAACGAGTTTGACAAACCTACCGATAATATTTACGAGGCCATCTCGATTACTGCCAAAAGAGCTGTACAGATCAATTCTGAAATCAAAAAAGAATTGCTGGAAAAACTAGAAGAGTTCGCAACCTATAGCGATAGTCTGGAAGAGGTTTTTGAGAACAAGGAGCAAATCGAAGTTTCCAAATTCTATGAGAAACTCCCGAAGCCGCATGCCTTGGCCGTTGAGGAATGGTTGATGGATAAAATATACCACAGGAACACAGAGAAAGACGTACAGTAG
- a CDS encoding 5'-nucleotidase C-terminal domain-containing protein: MNLKIQHFVIFITFLGLLSCKEETARLVRMSAEQMVIDSTAGEVDSVKKLLIPYTQRINIVLDSTLAYAPKTFDKANGRYNTDIGNLMADLIVLQAGPIFKSRTGKDLDFALLNYGGIRSQISKGKVSARTAYEVMPFENTIIVVELNGKSVMKMVDYLLEAEQPHPISKEVQIVLKSDGSLHEIRLSGKPLVMDQRYYVATSDYLVNGGDSMLFFKEALGTTNTDYLIRNAMIDYFKKADTLWAVIDNRVYSL; this comes from the coding sequence GTGAATTTAAAAATACAACATTTTGTTATATTTATAACTTTCTTAGGGCTTTTATCCTGTAAGGAAGAAACGGCCAGGCTCGTTCGTATGAGTGCCGAGCAAATGGTGATCGACTCGACTGCCGGTGAAGTCGATTCGGTAAAAAAACTTTTGATTCCCTACACGCAAAGAATCAATATAGTATTGGACAGCACGCTTGCCTATGCACCCAAAACCTTTGACAAGGCCAATGGACGCTACAATACCGATATTGGAAACTTGATGGCGGACCTGATCGTTTTGCAGGCCGGTCCTATTTTCAAATCCCGAACGGGGAAGGATCTCGATTTTGCCCTATTAAATTACGGGGGCATCCGCTCACAGATATCAAAGGGCAAGGTTTCCGCCAGAACCGCGTATGAGGTCATGCCGTTCGAAAACACCATCATAGTGGTTGAGCTTAACGGGAAATCGGTTATGAAAATGGTCGATTATCTGCTGGAAGCAGAACAACCCCATCCCATTTCAAAAGAAGTACAAATCGTTTTAAAATCCGACGGGAGTTTGCACGAAATACGACTATCCGGAAAGCCATTGGTCATGGATCAACGGTACTATGTCGCCACCAGCGATTATTTGGTAAACGGAGGGGATTCTATGTTGTTTTTCAAAGAGGCCTTGGGAACCACTAATACCGATTATCTCATTCGCAATGCGATGATCGACTATTTTAAAAAGGCAGATACCTTGTGGGCTGTCATTGACAATAGGGTTTATAGCTTATAA
- a CDS encoding NIPSNAP family protein: MKFRTLLFSLCFLVATVNSFSQAREYYQLKVYSFENETQQQLTDEYLENAFLPALKRLDIDDVGVFKPIATDSLTLKRTYVLIPFNSLAQFSLLENTLMKDEIYLAAGAAYLNAAHDAPPYQRITSVLMKAFTEMPEMRASKLEGPRKDRIYELRSYEAATEDLYRKKVDMFNAGGEVRLFNRLGFNAVFYAEVLSGAQMPNLMYMTTHANMETRDANWKAFGDSPEWAELKKVPKYQNTVSRNDTKLLYPTDYSDY, translated from the coding sequence ATGAAATTTAGAACCCTTTTATTTTCCCTATGCTTTTTGGTAGCGACAGTAAATTCTTTCTCACAGGCGCGGGAATATTATCAACTTAAGGTATATTCTTTTGAGAATGAGACCCAACAGCAGCTTACCGATGAATATCTTGAAAATGCCTTTCTACCGGCATTAAAGCGACTTGATATCGATGATGTTGGTGTTTTCAAACCCATAGCAACCGATAGCTTAACCCTAAAAAGAACCTATGTACTTATTCCTTTCAATTCCTTGGCGCAGTTCAGCCTTTTGGAAAATACGCTGATGAAGGACGAGATTTATCTGGCAGCGGGCGCAGCCTATCTCAATGCCGCCCACGATGCCCCGCCTTACCAACGCATAACATCGGTATTGATGAAGGCGTTCACAGAAATGCCGGAAATGAGGGCCTCAAAGCTCGAGGGTCCTCGAAAGGATAGAATTTATGAATTACGGAGCTACGAAGCGGCCACCGAAGATCTTTACAGAAAGAAGGTGGATATGTTCAATGCGGGAGGAGAAGTACGCCTCTTTAATCGGTTGGGGTTCAATGCCGTTTTTTATGCGGAAGTGCTTTCCGGAGCCCAAATGCCCAATTTGATGTACATGACCACTCATGCGAACATGGAAACCAGGGATGCCAATTGGAAGGCTTTTGGTGATTCCCCGGAATGGGCCGAGCTAAAAAAAGTGCCCAAATATCAAAATACGGTTTCGCGAAATGACACCAAGTTGCTCTACCCCACCGATTATTCCGATTATTGA
- a CDS encoding metallophosphatase, which yields MNRRTFIGETAAAATFLGLGGLPLSSCARPRSKKITILHTNDVHSHIDAFPRDHATWGNLGGVARRASLVNRIRQENPNTLLFDAGDIFQGTPYFNFYGGELEFKLMSMLKYDAATIGNHDFDNGIDGLFAQLPNAKFQLLSANYDFSNTVMNGHVKPYDIYTVDGIKIGVYGLGIELDGLVGKRLFKETVYLNPYEIAYDCERRLKLEEGCDIIVCLSHLGYQYAREQKPNDLELAAKTKYTDLVIGGHTHTFLDKPSIVKNMAGNNVLVNQVGCFGLHLGRIDFYFDSALKGSAEGVSIQV from the coding sequence ATGAATAGAAGAACCTTTATTGGTGAAACAGCGGCTGCGGCAACATTTCTCGGCTTAGGCGGCCTTCCGCTTAGTTCATGCGCGAGACCACGGAGTAAAAAAATAACTATTCTACATACCAATGATGTGCATAGTCATATCGATGCGTTCCCGAGAGACCACGCTACTTGGGGCAATCTTGGCGGGGTCGCGAGAAGAGCGTCCCTAGTGAATCGAATTCGACAGGAAAATCCGAACACGCTATTATTTGATGCCGGTGATATTTTTCAGGGCACGCCCTACTTTAATTTTTATGGCGGCGAATTGGAATTTAAACTCATGTCGATGCTAAAATACGACGCAGCGACCATTGGCAACCACGATTTTGATAATGGCATAGATGGTCTATTCGCACAGTTACCCAATGCCAAATTTCAGCTGCTCAGTGCAAACTACGATTTTAGCAATACCGTAATGAATGGGCATGTAAAACCGTACGATATTTATACCGTAGATGGCATAAAAATCGGCGTGTACGGACTAGGAATCGAGCTCGATGGTCTTGTTGGCAAACGTCTGTTCAAGGAAACCGTTTACCTTAACCCTTATGAAATTGCCTATGATTGCGAGCGAAGACTTAAATTAGAAGAAGGATGCGATATCATCGTTTGCTTGTCACATCTGGGCTACCAATATGCAAGGGAACAGAAACCCAACGATCTTGAATTGGCGGCTAAGACCAAGTATACGGATTTAGTAATCGGTGGGCATACCCATACATTTTTAGACAAACCTAGCATCGTAAAAAATATGGCCGGCAACAATGTCCTCGTCAATCAAGTGGGTTGTTTTGGGCTACATTTGGGACGAATTGATTTTTACTTCGATTCTGCTCTAAAGGGCAGCGCCGAGGGCGTTTCGATACAGGTGTAA
- the dapA gene encoding 4-hydroxy-tetrahydrodipicolinate synthase, with protein sequence MKELIGTGVALVTPFKDDMSVDEHALRKIVQYCIDGGIEYLVALGTTGEAVTLSKLEKQFVVDTIVDANAGRLPLVLGVGGNDTAAVVEELKTLDLSAFDAVLSVSPYYNRPTQEGIYRHFEALSQASPKPIIVYNVPGRTGSNMLPETTLRLARDFSNIVAIKEACGDMDQIKQLIAGKPETFLVLSGDDSTALPTVLEGGSGVISVLGQGLPNEFSQMITLGLQGDKDEALKLHFALQEGMDLIFKEGNPAGIKAIFEMFGLSSAKVRLPLVEATVGLKNKIGAFVKQFDKTEA encoded by the coding sequence ATGAAAGAACTGATTGGTACAGGGGTAGCTTTGGTTACTCCTTTTAAGGATGATATGTCGGTCGACGAGCACGCCTTGCGCAAAATCGTACAGTATTGTATTGATGGCGGAATTGAATACCTCGTGGCACTGGGTACCACTGGGGAGGCTGTTACCCTTTCAAAATTGGAAAAGCAGTTCGTAGTCGATACCATTGTAGATGCCAACGCCGGACGTCTACCGCTGGTATTGGGTGTAGGGGGCAACGATACCGCCGCCGTGGTCGAAGAACTGAAAACGCTCGATTTGTCCGCTTTCGATGCGGTTCTTTCCGTTTCCCCATATTATAACAGGCCCACACAGGAAGGCATTTATAGGCACTTTGAAGCATTGTCACAAGCTTCGCCCAAGCCAATTATCGTCTACAACGTACCCGGGCGAACTGGCAGTAATATGCTGCCGGAAACCACCTTGCGATTGGCGCGGGATTTTAGCAATATTGTGGCCATTAAAGAGGCTTGTGGTGATATGGACCAGATAAAACAACTTATCGCCGGAAAACCAGAGACGTTTCTCGTCCTTTCAGGTGACGATAGTACAGCATTGCCCACGGTGCTTGAAGGTGGTTCAGGGGTGATATCCGTGCTAGGGCAGGGGCTCCCGAATGAGTTTTCCCAAATGATTACTTTAGGACTGCAAGGCGATAAAGATGAAGCACTAAAATTACACTTTGCCCTGCAGGAGGGGATGGATTTGATTTTCAAGGAAGGAAATCCCGCTGGCATCAAAGCTATCTTCGAGATGTTCGGTCTTAGCAGTGCTAAAGTTCGGCTTCCATTGGTCGAGGCGACCGTCGGCTTGAAAAATAAGATCGGTGCTTTTGTGAAGCAGTTCGACAAAACGGAAGCCTGA
- a CDS encoding DUF6913 domain-containing protein has product MIKGIKDKFKYKSGVKFLNAAMKTPLVPVDRSHGITSIGCIVDMEAFDKAEEFYQFQEEYNLRPNAVKIIGYKSYYDKNSPYSTPVFSDKDLGWNGKIENSYALEFLSRDYDLLVNYYKQDNLLMKLMSVKAKARFRVGFTEMDSYFNDLILDIPLKDFKIFKSELKKYLGVLDEIKR; this is encoded by the coding sequence ATGATTAAGGGAATAAAAGATAAGTTCAAGTACAAATCGGGCGTAAAATTTTTGAACGCCGCCATGAAGACCCCTTTAGTGCCTGTCGATAGAAGTCATGGCATTACCTCGATCGGTTGTATTGTTGATATGGAGGCATTCGATAAGGCCGAAGAGTTCTATCAATTTCAGGAAGAATACAACCTTAGGCCGAATGCGGTCAAGATTATTGGTTACAAGTCGTATTACGATAAGAATTCGCCTTATTCGACGCCGGTTTTTTCAGATAAGGATTTAGGTTGGAACGGAAAAATCGAGAATAGTTATGCACTCGAATTTTTAAGCCGGGATTATGACTTGTTAGTAAACTACTACAAGCAGGACAATTTGTTGATGAAGTTGATGAGTGTAAAGGCAAAAGCGCGTTTCCGAGTGGGATTTACCGAAATGGATAGTTATTTTAATGATTTGATATTGGATATTCCCTTGAAGGATTTTAAAATATTCAAGTCGGAATTAAAGAAATACCTTGGGGTATTGGACGAGATAAAAAGATGA
- a CDS encoding M23 family metallopeptidase, translating into MLLLLLNSSDEHCKKMITNTTRRFWYALLMSLAFLVRNPSLRRWFWVPLAFIGVGFLLPQRMIVPVENATTKSWDERSFWAYPWGTSITHKGIDIFADRGTNVVSATNGIVVYTFEGGKGGKSVMVLGPKWRFHYYAHLDDIKTFVFKPLKRGTVIGTVGDTGNAKGKPPHLHYAITTPFPYPNLYDEVSVQGWKRMFYLNPDIWLR; encoded by the coding sequence ATGCTTTTGTTACTTTTGAATAGTAGCGATGAACACTGCAAAAAGATGATTACCAACACCACAAGACGTTTTTGGTATGCCTTATTGATGTCATTGGCATTTTTGGTACGCAATCCTAGTTTGCGGAGATGGTTTTGGGTGCCTTTGGCCTTCATCGGGGTGGGCTTTTTACTGCCACAACGAATGATCGTACCCGTAGAAAATGCCACGACGAAGAGTTGGGATGAACGTTCATTTTGGGCTTACCCCTGGGGAACCTCGATTACGCACAAGGGTATCGATATTTTTGCCGATAGGGGAACAAACGTGGTATCAGCGACCAATGGGATTGTGGTGTATACCTTTGAAGGAGGAAAAGGGGGGAAGTCCGTAATGGTGCTAGGCCCCAAATGGCGTTTTCATTATTATGCCCATTTAGATGACATAAAGACTTTTGTGTTCAAGCCTTTAAAAAGGGGCACGGTCATCGGTACCGTGGGCGATACTGGGAATGCGAAAGGAAAACCCCCGCATTTACACTATGCGATTACCACGCCTTTCCCATATCCGAATTTATATGACGAGGTATCGGTTCAGGGTTGGAAACGAATGTTCTATCTGAATCCGGATATTTGGTTGCGTTGA
- a CDS encoding GNAT family N-acetyltransferase, with protein sequence MMKLHRTTSDNQDFINLVALLDADLAERDGEEHAFYHQFNSIQELKHALVVYENDIAIGCGAVKQFDSYTMEVKRMYVLPDYRGRSIATTLLAALEQWTLELGYTRCILETGKRQPEAIALYRKNGYKVIPNYGQYAGIENSVCFEKTVSF encoded by the coding sequence ATGATGAAGCTTCACAGAACTACATCCGACAATCAGGACTTTATCAACTTGGTCGCGTTACTCGATGCCGATTTGGCCGAACGTGACGGCGAGGAACATGCTTTTTATCATCAGTTCAATAGTATTCAGGAATTGAAACATGCGCTGGTCGTTTACGAAAATGATATCGCTATAGGCTGTGGCGCCGTTAAACAATTCGATTCGTATACCATGGAAGTTAAACGAATGTACGTCTTACCAGATTACCGTGGCAGGTCTATCGCCACTACCCTATTGGCGGCTTTGGAGCAATGGACGCTTGAATTGGGGTATACACGCTGCATTCTTGAAACGGGCAAGCGACAACCGGAGGCCATTGCCTTATACAGAAAAAATGGATATAAGGTTATTCCAAACTACGGGCAGTATGCTGGGATTGAAAACAGTGTTTGCTTTGAAAAAACAGTATCTTTCTAA
- a CDS encoding cache domain-containing protein, whose protein sequence is MVKKLLYGVAIIIFITLIYHAYELYSYTEQRTETALRKANETTNTLKVQVDSILQIIEGEGERLAALFGANEYTKEEILTIIKESSIGIPELQGITACYEPYAFDDDKRLFCPYFNKSSGDYVFVEDSYDYSDPTLEGTDWYTSVRENGSKWVEPYYAKAGKDWYIDFGIPFHYQTGPKKGQVRGTITMSLVASRFKSLILSLSLGKTGYGIITSKEGNFLSHPINDYVGTTNLKLVQQKEKQPELVRVFDSIRTGKSGTVTYTQLDTDDEVIFQYDKIPTSDWGLGLQFLKKELVGNTSERNHRYIKLALLFSALLLILIAIYFNKDYLDVGEIWQLSILASTLIILNIGFIWYLQHTGTRAFEEQSPPISTTSGLENFVSQQHRRLDNLKLSKSIPVPTGLFIQRMAFENSYNINVSGTVWQKYPLDVADKVQTGFLMPQVSPFAEASYIEEKYRKKIEATINQEGYLLIGYDLRVTLQQSLDYSSFPFDKRHVRIDLVPKNSEDRLLFTPDLDSYEITNPTRKPGLNPEVKISGNRIMKSYFSYTTKSFDTDFGFGSKTLFEEVPILHYNVDLRRKLLNVFITYLIPIFVSLLMIFILIMACAKTEERQGIIEGMAAFFFVLVFSHIDLRKEIITADLIYMEYFYFITYFIIMVTTWNLITYAKSKSPLFDYEENLIFKSLYFPFFFLCVLIVTLAKFY, encoded by the coding sequence ATGGTCAAGAAATTACTTTACGGAGTGGCGATCATCATTTTTATAACGCTAATCTACCATGCATACGAACTGTACAGCTATACCGAACAGCGCACTGAAACGGCGCTTCGCAAGGCTAATGAGACCACAAATACGCTAAAGGTCCAGGTTGATTCGATCCTTCAAATTATCGAGGGCGAGGGTGAACGATTGGCTGCTTTGTTCGGAGCAAATGAGTATACGAAGGAAGAAATACTGACAATCATTAAGGAAAGTTCAATCGGGATACCGGAATTACAGGGAATAACGGCATGCTACGAACCCTATGCCTTTGATGACGACAAAAGGCTTTTTTGCCCTTACTTCAATAAAAGTAGCGGTGATTATGTTTTCGTAGAAGATAGTTACGATTATTCAGATCCTACCCTCGAAGGTACGGATTGGTATACCAGCGTAAGGGAAAACGGTTCGAAATGGGTAGAGCCATACTATGCAAAGGCGGGCAAGGACTGGTATATTGATTTTGGAATCCCGTTTCACTACCAAACAGGACCAAAAAAAGGACAGGTGCGCGGAACGATTACCATGAGCCTGGTAGCCAGCAGGTTTAAGAGTTTGATACTTTCGTTGAGTTTGGGCAAAACGGGTTACGGTATCATCACCTCGAAAGAAGGAAATTTTTTATCCCATCCGATCAACGATTATGTAGGCACCACGAACTTAAAATTAGTCCAACAGAAAGAGAAACAACCCGAACTGGTCAGGGTTTTCGACAGTATCCGAACAGGAAAATCAGGTACCGTTACCTACACCCAATTGGATACTGATGATGAGGTAATTTTTCAATACGATAAAATACCTACCTCTGACTGGGGCTTGGGACTTCAATTCTTGAAAAAGGAATTAGTAGGAAATACTTCCGAAAGAAATCACAGGTATATCAAATTGGCCCTATTGTTCTCGGCCTTGCTTTTGATTCTTATCGCTATTTATTTTAATAAAGACTATCTGGATGTTGGTGAAATCTGGCAATTGAGTATTCTAGCTTCCACCCTGATTATTTTGAACATCGGTTTTATTTGGTATTTACAACATACAGGTACTCGCGCTTTTGAGGAACAAAGTCCGCCTATTTCAACTACAAGTGGTTTGGAGAATTTCGTAAGCCAACAGCACCGCCGTCTGGATAACTTAAAGCTATCCAAATCGATTCCCGTACCTACCGGGCTGTTCATACAACGTATGGCTTTCGAAAATAGCTACAACATCAATGTTTCCGGAACAGTTTGGCAAAAGTATCCGTTAGATGTGGCAGATAAAGTGCAAACCGGATTCTTGATGCCTCAAGTTTCCCCCTTCGCCGAGGCCTCATATATTGAAGAAAAATACCGAAAAAAAATAGAGGCAACCATAAATCAAGAGGGGTATCTGTTAATTGGCTATGACCTTCGGGTAACTCTACAACAAAGCTTGGACTATAGCAGCTTTCCGTTCGACAAAAGACATGTGCGTATCGATTTAGTTCCCAAAAATAGTGAGGATAGACTATTGTTCACCCCCGACCTTGATAGCTATGAAATCACGAATCCGACCAGAAAACCAGGATTGAACCCCGAGGTGAAAATATCGGGTAATCGAATTATGAAAAGCTATTTTAGCTACACCACGAAATCGTTTGACACCGATTTTGGTTTCGGCTCGAAAACACTCTTTGAGGAGGTGCCCATACTCCATTATAATGTGGATTTGAGGCGCAAATTATTGAATGTTTTCATCACCTACCTGATTCCCATTTTCGTGAGCCTGCTCATGATTTTTATTCTCATTATGGCCTGTGCGAAGACCGAAGAGCGCCAAGGCATCATCGAAGGTATGGCGGCATTCTTTTTTGTGTTGGTGTTTTCGCATATTGATTTGCGCAAGGAAATCATCACCGCGGATTTGATTTACATGGAGTACTTCTATTTCATTACCTATTTCATCATAATGGTGACGACTTGGAATTTGATTACCTACGCCAAGAGCAAAAGCCCTTTGTTCGATTACGAAGAAAACCTGATTTTTAAATCCCTATATTTTCCCTTTTTCTTTTTGTGTGTCTTAATCGTGACTTTGGCCAAATTTTATTGA